AGCTCTAGAAAAAGACCAATGTCCAAGCACACAAAGAAGAACCAAGCGAAACAGTTTTGCCAAATATACAATGCACTATAGCTGATGAACCATACCTGTACATACATTAATTAGCTTCAGCAACCACAGGCAATACTGCAAGGCTGGAGAATTGGCTAGGGTCTAatgcaagaaaagaagaaaaagtcaGTAATACATTTAGAATCATAAACGTTAATGTAGTCAAGAAGAGAATTTGGATAAGCCAACCTTCTGATTCAATACGCATCCAATCTTGACCACATATTAGAGCTTCTCGAGTATCAGCATTGAGTGAGGTAAGATGATGGTCAAGCACTCTGCCGCGCATGCTAAATGCCAACTCTGATGTAAGAGTGGAAAACGGGATACACAATATGTCACGTGCCATCGTAGATAATATAGGGTACCGCGCTGTGTGAACCTTCCACcaatttaatatattaaaatcaTGGTTGCGTGGAAAGATTGGTTCCTCTAAATACTTATCCAGGTCAGATACTATGCTGTGACTTTGTGAAGTTTCATGGAGGAACTTGTCGAAGCCCCGTAGCCTATCTCTCGTACCATTACTAGTACTCGGCAAGTTGCTGCAATCTTGATCAAGAAAAGCTGAACCCACTGAATACTCATTAAAAAGCTCCCTCATACCATCAGAAACTTGCTTGATGTAATTTGAGGCACCACTAGAGTATATTTGGGGATAATAATACTCTACCAACTTCATCTTGAACCGGGGATCTAAGATGGCTGCTACTGTTAAGCTGAATTGACATTTGCTCCAGTATTTGTCAAATTCCATTTTCATCTTTATTGCCATAGAACAAATAAATTCATTAGGGCTCTTGCACCAGTCAATCAACTGTATGTGTACATCACATATCTCAGGAAAGTATATATTTGCAGTTGGATGCTTATTACTTGTAAAAACACTAATAATCTCAACAAAAAGTTTCATATAGCTAGTAACGGTACTTGCCAATTCCCAATCTTCCTCTGAAAGGGTAGTGTAGTAAGCAGGATCATGCTCTTGCAGAAGAGAGAAGGCACCCCGGTATTCTAAGGCTGTTTCAAGCATGAGATAAGTGGAGTTCCACGTCATTGGGGTATCAAGAAACAAACGCTTTTCGCTATTGATACCAACCTCATTGGCAATTTCATAAAATTTCCCTTGGGTGGCTTGTGAGCTCTTAACATACCTTATGGTCTCTCTGATTTTACAACACACTTCTTGAAGTGCTTCGATAGCTTCGCAAACAAGGGATTTTAATAAATGTAAAGCACATCTCACATCAAACAACTCCCCATTTTTTAAAAGAGGCTTGTTTTGGGATATCCAATCTTTGACACCATGGGCAACCTCATTATTGATAGAACAATCATCAAATGTCAGTGAAAACAACTTACGGTCAATTTCCCAGttcattaaacattttataaCAACTTCTGAAAGTGTATCATCTGTATGCGAGGAATCCAATGTTATGAAATTTAATGTCTTCTTCTGAAACTTCCAATCTGCATCAACAAAGTTCGCCGTCAAGCACATGTACTCTTCATTTTCTGGTGAGAACCACTTACCAACAGCCATACTGATCCTGCCATGAAAATTGCGTAGCATTTCATATACCTTTTGTTTCTCTTTCTCATAAATTTTCATACAATCAAACTCAACACCGCTATTTGTCAATATCTCAAATAATGGCTGGAGATTTTTGATAAATATCTTAAATCCGAGATGGTCGACCATGCCCAGAGGGTAACCATGTAACATGATCATGCGAGCAAGGTCAAGGCGACTCCGCTCTTGATCGAATTTAATACTTCCGAGGTTAACAGGTTCATCTTTTTTCTGCTCGTTGTCATATCTATATGCAGCTATGGGGATAATAGCCTCTGCTTTTCGTTTAACCTCATCATAACTGACATTTGGAAGGTCAAGACTATTATTATCTTTTCTCTTTCTCTTTGATGCAAGTATTTGAGAAACATCAAAGTTGGATCTCTTCAAACACCTTATCAAATGATTTCTTAAATGAGTTGTCCCGCTGTTGCTTGATCCACTCAGCTTCTTCTTACAATGTATACAAACAGCATAACAAATGTCGGCCTTTCTAACTCTTTCAAAGTGATTCCAAACAGCAGATGTCAGCCTCTTTGGTTTTTTAATAGGTGTTTCAATGGCTACCTCCATAACATGAATCTGGTAATTGACGCTTAAGATCACGCAATAAAAGCACCAGTCCTTCAAAACAAAAAGGTATAATCAATCTCAAAAGTACAAACTTATTGAATGAGGAGTTTTCAGAATCTGCAAatataattcttttatttgtCAAGGGTAACCACTCTCGAGTGTTTTATTCTTCTTCTTTCCCAGGAAATGATAGTCAAATACTCACCTAAACACTATACCATGCATACACAATAAAAACGGACGGACACAGCCACAGACGTAAAAACATATAACACATAGTATTGTTTTACGTTTTCCCAGACTATAACAATCAAACAGCATACACACAAACATTAGACAATATATAAGCAGGCAGGAATAAGTAGGATTAAAGCGGGAATGCACACTGCCCAGATTCTCGTTTGCAAATCTGGAAGCCTATAAATCATTTATACTACATAATAGAGTAAACTGCACATTAGGTACTTCAAGTTCTATAAGACACGAATGTAATGTATGAAAGCCTCAAACTAGCCTAATGACAATCTCCCATTTTTGATATCGACGGCTCCCCTCCATTTCGGGTTTCAAACCAAGTTGAATTAATTCAAGTTAAGAACTTTTTCAAAAATCTATAAATTTTACGATAATTTTAGAGTCTTGACAATTTCCAAACTACCATAGTCCAATCCATTTGATTTACGAAATATACGAGCTTTAGACATACACAAATAATACCACAAATACATTACCAAAGCCACAGCTTTGATTTTTTATATCTCAAAATCAGCACTAATTTCACCTGCATACGCACAAATTGTTAAAGATTTATAtgcatacacacacatatatgtaACAATTAAAAGACAAAAAAAGGAAGAGAAAGGAGGTAAAATGTACATACAAAATTGGGGGAGATAGAGATACAACAAACCCTGTAACTGTGTATCCGGAGAGTCCGATTAGATGATCCGAAAGAAGGTgcttaatttgatttgatttgaTATGAATCGGGTATTATTTTGGCCCGACAGAGTGTTACGGATAACCCAGATTTGATATGGTTGGAGTTATGGAGATTTGGGTGGGTCAACGCCGCTGC
The nucleotide sequence above comes from Apium graveolens cultivar Ventura unplaced genomic scaffold, ASM990537v1 ctg3261, whole genome shotgun sequence. Encoded proteins:
- the LOC141701039 gene encoding zinc finger BED domain-containing protein RICESLEEPER 1-like, yielding MEVAIETPIKKPKRLTSAVWNHFERVRKADICYAVCIHCKKKLSGSSNSGTTHLRNHLIRCLKRSNFDVSQILASKRKRKDNNSLDLPNVSYDEVKRKAEAIIPIAAYRYDNEQKKDEPVNLGSIKFDQERSRLDLARMIMLHGYPLGMVDHLGFKIFIKNLQPLFEILTNSGVEFDCMKIYEKEKQKVYEMLRNFHGRISMAVGKWFSPENEEYMCLTANFVDADWKFQKKTLNFITLDSSHTDDTLSEVVIKCLMNWEIDRKLFSLTFDDCSINNEVAHGVKDWISQNKPLLKNGELFDVRCALHLLKSLVCEAIEALQEVCCKIRETIRYVKSSQATQGKFYEIANEVGINSEKRLFLDTPMTWNSTYLMLETALEYRGAFSLLQEHDPAYYTTLSEEDWELASTVTSYMKLFVEIISVFTSNKHPTANIYFPEICDVHIQLIDWCKSPNEFICSMAIKMKMEFDKYWSKCQFSLTVAAILDPRFKMKLVEYYYPQIYSSGASNYIKQVSDGMRELFNEYSVGSAFLDQDCSNLPSTSNGTRDRLRGFDKFLHETSQSHSIVSDLDKYLEEPIFPRNHDFNILNWWKVHTARYPILSTMARDILCIPFSTLTSELAFSMRGRVLDHHLTSLNADTREALICGQDWMRIESEDPSQFSSLAVLPVVAEAN